Proteins found in one Gopherus flavomarginatus isolate rGopFla2 chromosome 18, rGopFla2.mat.asm, whole genome shotgun sequence genomic segment:
- the LMTK3 gene encoding serine/threonine-protein kinase LMTK3, whose translation MLRQGHVILLAASMSYFNPDRALAAPLENDGLSQGQFPLAPPYAVVLISCSGLLAFVFLLLTCLCCKRGDVGFKEFENPDGEEYSGEYTPPAEETSSSQSIPDVYILPLSEVSLPAPNQQMPKTDLVKHLGLSRQHLSYLQEIGNGWFGKVILGEIFSDFTPAQVVVKELRVSAGPLEQRKFLSEAQPYRSLQHPNILQCLGLCTETIPFLLIMEFCQLGDLKRYLRAQCQADGLTPDLLTRDLGTLQRMAYELILGLLHLHKNNYIHSDLALRNCLLTSDLTVRVGDYGLSHNNYKEDYYITPDRLWIPLRWVAPELLDEVHGTLVVVDQSKESNVWSLGVTMWELFEFGSQPYRHLSDEEVLAFVIKEQQLKLAKPRLKLPYSDYWYEVMQSCWLPAPQRPTLEELHLQLTYLLTERCHAQAEESFEWRWNALKPKRSPATSPPCRRRSEEISAYPLLDGFQGADLDDVLTITESSRGLNFEYMWEKARLGRWKASPAPGATPTSNGSLAVPGPNPFYEAPARQSLETPSVVPVISARSPSVSSEYYIRLEEHGDGEGPEGTVCTPSPVFERQYGVPGSPPEPLFPSDWDPIEAGRGSPPPLARHHLPHLLQEGPASWVPGATNPFTSVSRELARCGANPFRAEIQETSLTDPVPGGIFLGESLLHVYQELEEQQRGWECEGLEERGAGETLAGDPSEFRPSPPWDREPSLMEEQSSAGSTDGEDASSGGDGRRNPLLCPLCSRGGRCRCAPGRGEVVSGWSNHAPIPRPHRDSCGTEDDSSLKVERGSLADCPILLGEGPPGAGEGGAGPLGPPHLAGAPPPPSAFYDPLMGTAVVSYELQDYPKRGVAGRPPGSPFPGLTAACCSVIVPVEIPPLATLAESADEETIAIVPEAADGFAARPEIGPAPVGRRRGPLDSGDSLDLPSNTSSSEGCSPASRFSSPGQKFPDSGYETENTFSPELLVREPEEEEDGESPGEGDAAQLPPTPISESTSDLTLSEETPGAEEEAGSGRGLATTHRDSAYFSDGEGEGGQGEEEEPEAGQDEGQPAPAKVEAGFVVQVCKEQLLVSLRENITRNLLCNHRELGTSVSGAPAAKEEAVIRLWALEPEGAQGAGDEQEGGGGETAGGLPQEKEEGAESEEGQLDGQEVPELSGQAPVPSPEGSDLASEQPQPQPHLDFSTAGSPGNEDIKAKVSRLSLALPPLSLQPFTGPGGRKGCGGLTPEEEGAGRGVLGPGEEEEEEEAPGVGGVPIVVSDSDDGRNLRGLLKSPRSAEEAAELDRKRKMVSFFDDVTVYLFDQETPTNELSLQSGPEGEGGTTQGPAGQPALEAFPPADGFSGSFEWDDDFPLMAQNPSFVSMVTDPSSGAPPTPPPALLPAKGAEPSLMDALRFSRFTVSPALEPHLAPREAELAPTANPIEN comes from the exons ATGCTAAGGCAGGGGCACGTCATCCTGCTGGCCGCCTCCATGTCGTATTTCAACCCGGACAGAGCATTAGCTGCGCCGCTGGAGAACG ATGGTCTGTCCCAAGGCCAGTTCCCTCTTGCTCCCCCTTATGCTGTGGTCTTGATCTCCTGTTCGGGTCTCCTGGCCttcgtcttcctcctcctcacctgcctGTGCTGCAAACGGGGCGATGTTGGCTTCAAG GAGTTCGAGAACCCGGATGGGGAGGAGTATTCGGGGGAATACACGCCACCCGCTGAGGAGACCTCATCATCCCAGTCCATCCCAGACGTCTACATCCTGCCGCTCTCTGAGGTCTCGCTCCCGGCTCCCAACCAGCAGATGCCCAAGACAG ACCTAGTGAAGCATCTGGGATTGAGCCGGCAGCACCTCAGCTACCTGCAGGAGATCGGGAACGGCTGGTTTGGGAAG GTGATCCTGGGGGAGATCTTCTCAGACTTCACCCCAGCCCAGGTTGTGGTGAAGGAGCTTCGAGTCAgcgctggacccctggagcagaggAAGTTCCTGTCAGAGGCTCAGCCCTATCG AAGCCTTCAGCACCCCAACATCCTGCAGTGCCTGGGGCTGTGCACGGAGACCATCCCCTTCCTGCTCATCATGGAGTTCTGCCAGCTG GGCGACTTGAAGCGCTACCTGCGAGCCCAGTGCCAGGCAGACGGGCTGACCCCCGACCTCCTGACCCGCGACCTCGGCACACTTCAGCGCATGGCCTATGAGCTCATCCTGGGGCTGCTACACCTGCACAAGAACAACTACATCCACAG CGACCTGGCCCTGCGGAACTGCCTGCTGACCTCTGACCTCACCGTCCGTGTCGGCGACTATGGCCTCTCGCACAACAACTACAAG GAGGATTATTACATCACCCCTGACAGGCTGTGGATCCCACTGCGCTGGGTGGCGCCGGAGCTGCTGGACGAAGTTCACGGGACACTCGTGGTGGTGGATCAGAGCAAAGAGAGCAACGTCTG GTCCCTGGGGGTGACAATGTGGGAGCTGTTTGAATTCGGCAGCCAGCCCTACCGGCACCTGTCGGACGAGGAGGTTCTCGCCTTCGTCATCAAAGAGCAGCAGCTGAAGCTGGCCAAACCACGCCTGAAGCTCCCCTACTCTGACTACTG GTACGAGGTGATGCAGTCATGCTGGCTGCCAGCGCCACAGCGCCCCACACTGGAGGAGCTGCACCTGCAGCTGACCTACCTGCTGACGGAGCGCTGCCACGCGCAGGCGGAGGAGAGTTTTGAGTGGCGCTGGAACGCCTTGAAGCCCAAGCGCTCGCCGGCCACCTCCCCCCCCTGCCGGCGCCGCTCAGAGGAGATCTCGGCCTACCCGCTGCTGGATGGCTTCCAGGGGGCCGACCTGGATGACGTCCTCACGATCACCGAGAGCAGTCGGGGGCTCAACTTCGAGTACATGTGGGAGAAGGCCCGGCTGGGGCGCTGGAAGGCCAGCCCGGCCCCCGGGGCCACCCCCACCAGCAACGGCAGTCTGGCTGTGCCCGGCCCCAACCCCTTCTATGAGGCGCCGGCGCGGCAGAGCCTGGAGACGCCCAGCGTGGTCCCGGTGATTAGCGCCCGCAGCCCCTCTGTTAGCAGCGAGTACTACATCCGGCTGGAGGAGCACGGCGACGGGGAAGGGCCCGAGGGCAccgtctgcacccccagccccgttTTCGAGCGCCAGTACGGGGTGCCCGGCTCCCCACCGGAGCCTCTCTTCCCTTCCGACTGGGACCCCATCGAAGCAGGCCGGGGCAGCCCTCCGCCCCTGGCCCGGCaccacctcccccacctcctgcaggAGGGGCCGGCCAGCTGGGTCCCCGGTGCCACCAACCCCTTTACCTCAGTGTCCCGGGAGCTGGCCCGGTGCGGTGCCAACCCCTTCCGGGCCGAGATCCAGGAGACCTCGCTGACAGATCCGGTGCCGGGGGGCATCTTCCTGGGGGAGTCCCTGCTCCACGTGTACcaggagctggaggagcagcagcgtggctgggaaTGCGAGGGGCTGGAGGAGCGGGGGGCCGGGGAGACGCTGGCGGGGGACCCCTCGGAGTTCCGCCCCTCGCCCCCCTGGGACCGGGAGCCCTCCCTGATGGAGGAGCAGAGCTCGGCTGGCAGCACGGATGGGGAGGACGCCAGCAGCGGCGGGGACGGGCGCcgcaaccccctgctctgcccgctCTGCAGCCGGGGCGGGCGCTGCCGCTGTGCCCCGGGCCGGGGGGAGGTCGTGAGTGGCTGGAGCAACCACGCCCCCATCCCCCGGCCCCACCGCGACAGCTGCGGCACCGAGGACGATTCCTCCCTCAAGGTGGAGCGGGGCTCCCTGGCCGACTGCCCCATCCTGCTAGGAGAGGGCCCCCCCGGGGCTGGAGAGGGCGGGGCTGGGCCGCTCGGCCCACCCCATTTGGCCGGGGCGCCACCCCCTCCCTCGGCATTCTACGACCCGCTGATGGGCACGGCCGTGGTGAGCTACGAACTTCAGGACTACCCCAAGCGGGGGGTGGCTGGGCGGCCGCCGGGCTCGCCCTTCCCCGGCCTGACCGCCGCCTGCTGCAGCGTCATCGTGCCGGTGGAGATCCCGCCcctggccacactggcggagagCGCCGACGAGGAGACCATCGCCATCGTGCCCGAGGCCGCAGACGGCTTCGCGGCCAGGCCCGAGATCGGCCCGGCCCCGGTGGGCCGGCGGAGGGGCCCGCTGGATTCTGGGGACTCGCTGGACCTCccgtccaacaccagctcctccgAGGGCTGCAGCCCGGCCTCCCGCTTCTCCTCGCCGGGCCAGAAGTTCCCCGACAGCGGCTACGAGACGGAGAACACCTTCTCCCCGGAGCTCCTCGTCCGGGAGcccgaggaggaagaggatggggaGTCGCCCGGCGAAGGGGATGCTGCCCAGCTGCCCCCCACGCCCATCTCGGAGTCCACCAGCGACCTGACACTGTCGGAGGAGACGCCGGGGGCCGAGGAGGAAGCAGGCTCGGGGCGGGGGCTGGCCACGACCCACCGAGATTCGGCCTATTTTTCCGATggcgagggggaggggggccagggggaagaggaggagccagaggcggGGCAGGACGAGGGGCAGCCGGCGCCGGCCAAGGTGGAGGCCGGCTTCGTAGTGCAGGTGTGCAAGGAGCAGCTGCTGGTGTCGCTGCGGGAGAACATCACCCGCAACCTGCTCTGCAACCACCGGGAACTGGGGACCTCGGTGTCCGGGGCCCCAGCTGCCAAGGAGGAGGCCGTGATCCGACTCTGGGCCCTGGAGCCCGAGGGGGCCCAGGGCGCTGGAGACGAGCAGGAAGGGGGCGGCGGGGAGACGGCAGGTGGGCTGCCccaggaaaaggaggagggggcGGAGAGCGAGGAAGGGCAGCTGGATGGCCAGGAGGTGCCGGAGCTGAGCGGGCaggcccctgtccccagccccgaGGGGTCCGACCTGGCATCTgagcagccgcagccccagccccacctggacTTCAGCAcggcagggagcccaggcaaCGAGGACATCAAAG CCAAGGTCTCGCGCCTGTCGCTGGCGCTGCCCCCGCTGAGCCTGCAGCCCTTCACCGGCCCGGGGGGGCGGAAGGGCTGCGGGGGGCTGACAccagaggaggagggggctgGACGGGGGGTCCTGgggccaggcgaggaggaggaggaggaggaggcgccgGGTGTCGGGGGCGTCCCCATCGTGGTCAGCGACTCAGACGACGGGCGCAACCTACGCGGGCTGCTCAAGTCCCCACGCTCGGCCGAGGAGGCTGCCGAGCTGGACCGGAAACGCAAGATGGTGTCCTTCTTCGACGACGTCACCGTCTACCTCTTCGACCAG GAGACGCCCACCAACGAGCTGAGCTTGCAGAGCGGCCCGGAGGGCGAGGGCGGCACCACCCAGGGCCCTGCTGGGCAGCCTGCTCTTGAGGCCTTCCCGCCCGCCGACGGATTCA GTGGCAGCTTTGAATGGGATGACGACTTCCCGCTGATGGCCCAGAACCCATCCTTCGTCTCCATGGTGACggaccccagctcaggggcccccCCAACGCCGCCCCCAGCGCTGCTCCCGgccaagggggcagagcccagcctgatgGACGCCCTGCGCTTCTCTCGCTTCACCGTCTCCCCTGCCCTCGAGCCCCACCTGGCCCCCCGTGAGGCCGAGCTGGCGCCCACAGCCA ACCCCATTGAGAACTGA